The Pseudomonadota bacterium genome contains the following window.
CGAGCTCTTCCGGGATCATGCGTCGCCTGTGGCCCCGCATCCGCGCGGAATGGCCCCTGATGCTGGGAGCTTCGAGCGCGCTCGGCCTGAGCGTCGCGTTCCGTATTCTCGATCCGTGGCCGATCAAGTTCATCTTCGATCGCGTGCTGGTACGAGGCGCGGATGGCATGCTCCAGGTCGCGCTCGAATCGGACCCGGGCCCGTGGATTGCCGCGGTGGCCGGCGCGGTGGTTGCGATCGCCGTGCTACGCGCGGTTACGCGCTATTTGTCCTTGCTGGCCATGTCGGTCGCAACCGGACGCGTGCTGGCCGAGGTGCGCGGCGAGCTCTACGAGCACCTGCAGTGGCTTTCACCCTCGACGCACGAACGTTTGGGGGCCGGCGACCTCGCCAATCGGCTCACGGGGGACATCGAGAAGCTGCGTCTGGCCACGACCAATACCGCCTTGCAGTTCACCAACAACCTCGTGTCGATGTTCGGCATGCTGGCCGTGATGTTCTGGATCCATTGGCAGCTCGCATTGGTATCCTCGGCATTCATCCCGGCGTTCTACCTGTTCGGAAGGCGCATGACGAAGGCCATCCGCACGACGTCGAACACGCATCGCGAGACCGAGGGACGCCTCGCGGCCATGGCCGTGGAAGCCCTCAGCTCGGTACGGGCGGTGCAGGCGCTGGCGCTTCAGGAATCGTTTGCCAGCACCTTTGCGGCGCAAAGCCGCCTCAACCTGGACCTGGGCACCGAGGAGGTAAGGCGCTCGTCGATGTTGCAGCGAGGCGTCATCGTGTTGTTCGCGCTGTGCCTGGCTGCGGTGCTGTGGCGCGGATCGGAGCTCGTGCTCAGTCAGGCCATGACTCCCGGCGAGCTGTTGGTGTTCATAGCGTACCTCAGGGACGCGCTCGAGAAGCCATCCACCAGGCTCACCCTGCACGTGGCTCGCTTTGCTCAGGCCGCCGCCTGCGCTCGACGTATCTTTGGTGTGCTCGACCAGAAACCAGCGGTCCAGCAACGTCCGGACGCCGTGGCAGCACGCGGCCTCGGGGGGCGCATCGAGTTCCGCAACGTCAGCTACGCTTACGACGGGCGCGGCCCTGTGCTGAGCAATATCAGCCTGTGCGTGGAACCGCGACAGAGGGTTGCGCTCGTAGGGGCCTCAGGCAGTGGCAAGTCCACACTGGTGTCGTTGTTGCTGCGTACCGCCGACCCAAACGCTGGAGCAGTGCTCGTGGATGGCCGCGATCTGCGCGCCTACGAGCTCACGTCCTACCGCAAGAGCGTCAGCGTCGTGTTGCAGGAGCCCATGCTGTTTGCGGCCAGCGTGCGCGAGAACATCCTCTACGGACTTCCCGGAGCAAGCGCCGAGCAGGTGGAGGCGGCTCTGCGCACCGCGGACGCGTGGGACTTCGTGCGCGAGCTGCCGCACGGGCTCGATACGATCCTGTCGGAACGCGGTGCCAGCCTGTCGGGAGGACAGCGCCAGCGGCTGGCCATTGCGCGGGCCGCGGTGCGCGATGCACCCATCGTGGTGCTGGACGAGCCCACCGTGGGTTTGGACCGGGCCGGTCAGGCTGCGGTTGCCGGAGCCTTGCG
Protein-coding sequences here:
- a CDS encoding ABC transporter ATP-binding protein/permease; the protein is MKHTAYVPPGDATSSSGIMRRLWPRIRAEWPLMLGASSALGLSVAFRILDPWPIKFIFDRVLVRGADGMLQVALESDPGPWIAAVAGAVVAIAVLRAVTRYLSLLAMSVATGRVLAEVRGELYEHLQWLSPSTHERLGAGDLANRLTGDIEKLRLATTNTALQFTNNLVSMFGMLAVMFWIHWQLALVSSAFIPAFYLFGRRMTKAIRTTSNTHRETEGRLAAMAVEALSSVRAVQALALQESFASTFAAQSRLNLDLGTEEVRRSSMLQRGVIVLFALCLAAVLWRGSELVLSQAMTPGELLVFIAYLRDALEKPSTRLTLHVARFAQAAACARRIFGVLDQKPAVQQRPDAVAARGLGGRIEFRNVSYAYDGRGPVLSNISLCVEPRQRVALVGASGSGKSTLVSLLLRTADPNAGAVLVDGRDLRAYELTSYRKSVSVVLQEPMLFAASVRENILYGLPGASAEQVEAALRTADAWDFVRELPHGLDTILSERGASLSGGQRQRLAIARAAVRDAPIVVLDEPTVGLDRAGQAAVAGALRRLTQDRTALVVSHDLESTKDADQILLMRAGRIAERGTHAELMARNGHYARLFRSQVSVHPIHEARCARHA